From Eubacterium sp. 1001713B170207_170306_E7, the proteins below share one genomic window:
- a CDS encoding uroporphyrinogen decarboxylase family protein, which translates to MSDNKKLQENRIKNFHDFYNNRIPDHVPTGYMISHYLVAEYGGQNLFDYQYDYGRLREPALALEKRIISDVTPILPCSQVLNRPAEFYQILGSQSFVMGKNGVVQHPEVVGMQPDEYRALIDDPFTFLMETVIPRQYKNLDPADGFKTAATIMKAQSSLNKSIDASLPWFMEMTEQGGHYPGAPAGSSGMTEAPFDFIADQLRSFSGVSMDIRRHRSELKEACEALLPVLFEWGRPPVPNAEGSVFIPLHMPTFMREKDFLDLWLPTFKTMIEQYAALGVRCNIFCEDDWTRYLDVLQDFPAGTQIWFEFGDPQLIKDKLGDKMIIQGLFPVSALRGTKEEVVSKARELLDIMMPGGGYYFHFDKNPFLLNEVNIDNWAALSETVAQYGVYKNAGEACGTPLNAEGFVFDPANFRPIESKYLTTWEAFKAENPLVPEIARGNLSQLNNELINFFMYLLV; encoded by the coding sequence ATGAGTGATAATAAGAAATTACAAGAAAACCGGATTAAAAATTTCCACGATTTTTATAACAACCGAATTCCCGATCATGTACCCACCGGCTATATGATTTCTCACTATCTGGTAGCAGAATACGGCGGACAAAACCTTTTCGACTATCAGTATGATTATGGGCGCCTGCGCGAGCCTGCCCTGGCATTGGAGAAACGAATTATCTCAGATGTAACTCCGATCCTCCCGTGCAGCCAGGTTCTTAACCGTCCGGCAGAATTTTACCAGATCCTGGGCTCTCAGTCTTTTGTGATGGGAAAGAACGGTGTTGTCCAGCATCCTGAAGTTGTCGGCATGCAGCCTGACGAGTACCGTGCCCTGATCGACGATCCCTTTACCTTTTTAATGGAGACGGTTATTCCCCGCCAGTATAAAAATCTTGATCCCGCAGATGGATTCAAAACCGCCGCGACGATTATGAAGGCTCAGTCAAGCCTTAACAAATCAATCGACGCCTCACTGCCCTGGTTTATGGAAATGACCGAACAGGGCGGCCACTATCCCGGCGCTCCGGCCGGTTCCTCGGGCATGACAGAGGCTCCCTTTGATTTTATCGCCGACCAGCTCAGAAGCTTCAGCGGTGTGAGTATGGATATACGCCGCCACCGCAGTGAGCTTAAGGAAGCCTGTGAGGCGCTTCTGCCAGTGCTGTTTGAGTGGGGCCGCCCACCGGTTCCAAACGCCGAAGGCTCCGTCTTTATTCCGCTGCATATGCCAACCTTTATGCGCGAAAAGGATTTCCTTGACCTGTGGCTGCCGACCTTTAAAACCATGATCGAGCAGTACGCCGCCCTTGGCGTACGGTGTAATATTTTCTGTGAGGATGACTGGACACGCTATCTGGATGTTCTGCAGGATTTCCCTGCCGGGACACAGATATGGTTTGAGTTCGGCGATCCTCAGCTGATTAAGGATAAGCTGGGCGATAAGATGATTATCCAGGGGCTTTTCCCTGTTTCAGCTCTTCGTGGCACCAAGGAGGAGGTCGTGAGCAAAGCCAGAGAGCTGCTCGACATCATGATGCCTGGCGGCGGCTACTACTTCCACTTTGACAAAAACCCATTCCTCCTGAACGAAGTCAACATTGATAACTGGGCTGCCTTATCCGAAACGGTTGCGCAATATGGTGTCTATAAAAACGCTGGCGAAGCCTGCGGCACCCCGCTGAACGCAGAGGGCTTTGTCTTTGATCCGGCTAATTTCAGACCGATCGAGTCTAAATACCTGACCACCTGGGAAGCTTTTAAAGCCGAAAACCCACTGGTTCCTGAGATTGCCAGAGGGAACCTGTCACAGCTTAACAACGAGCTGATCAATTTCTTTATGTACCTTCTCGTCTGA
- a CDS encoding TfoX/Sxy family protein: MMSQLEKLPNIGKVVARELEAVGIDTPEKLREAGTREAFLKLKQNDPGSCLHKLMGLEGAIQGVRKYDLPDEVKQELKDWFNSL, from the coding sequence ATGATGTCACAACTGGAGAAGCTGCCAAACATTGGAAAAGTGGTGGCCAGAGAGCTGGAGGCAGTCGGGATTGATACCCCGGAGAAGCTGCGGGAAGCTGGGACCAGAGAGGCCTTTCTAAAATTAAAGCAGAACGATCCTGGCTCCTGTCTGCATAAGCTTATGGGACTGGAGGGTGCGATTCAGGGCGTTCGGAAATATGATTTACCCGATGAAGTGAAACAGGAGCTTAAGGATTGGTTTAACAGCCTGTAG
- a CDS encoding nitroreductase family protein produces the protein MKKSVIEAMKVRRSIRSYSKRPMHHAAEGQLQDYLRHIEHPFDARIRVELIKTGEYPGSHRLGTYGVIKNAQAFFAVCCDRSDFAEEALGYAFEKVVLKSTQLGLGTCWIGGTFNKGAFADAVQLRADEMLPIVSPVGQASAKPSMVSKTMSRVTKQRSRKPFETIFFTDNWNIPLTQKSAGDFGVPLEMVRLAPSSRNCQPWKVLVTPEGAHFYRLAPRSLNRIDMGIALCHFDLACQELGLDGALEVIPDAVEHTPDNGFYTMSWIRKEV, from the coding sequence ATGAAAAAATCGGTAATAGAGGCGATGAAAGTCCGCCGTTCGATACGCAGCTACAGCAAGCGTCCCATGCACCACGCAGCAGAGGGACAGCTTCAGGATTATCTGCGGCATATTGAGCATCCCTTTGATGCACGAATAAGAGTAGAGTTAATTAAAACCGGTGAATACCCCGGAAGTCATCGGTTAGGCACCTATGGAGTCATTAAAAATGCACAGGCTTTTTTTGCCGTGTGCTGTGACCGGAGCGATTTTGCGGAGGAGGCCCTGGGCTACGCCTTTGAGAAGGTCGTGCTTAAAAGCACACAGCTGGGGCTGGGTACCTGCTGGATTGGCGGAACCTTTAACAAGGGCGCCTTTGCCGATGCTGTTCAGCTGAGGGCCGATGAAATGCTGCCCATCGTATCCCCGGTCGGCCAGGCCTCAGCCAAGCCGTCCATGGTATCCAAAACCATGAGCCGGGTGACAAAACAGCGCTCCCGGAAACCCTTTGAGACCATCTTTTTTACAGACAACTGGAACATTCCGCTCACCCAGAAGAGCGCAGGTGATTTTGGCGTACCGCTGGAGATGGTGCGCCTGGCGCCATCCTCAAGAAACTGTCAGCCCTGGAAGGTACTTGTCACGCCTGAGGGCGCACACTTTTACCGCCTGGCGCCGCGCAGCCTGAACCGCATTGACATGGGCATTGCCCTGTGCCATTTCGATCTGGCCTGTCAGGAACTTGGCCTTGACGGAGCGCTGGAAGTAATACCGGATGCCGTTGAGCATACGCCCGACAATGGATTTTATACCATGTCCTGGATAAGAAAGGAAGTGTAA
- a CDS encoding ABC transporter permease, which produces MRIVGLLRGDIRQQWKYGFYALYLILTVIYAGVLSVLPPDWREAGTALIIFSDPAALGLFFMGAVILLERSQRVLESLTVSPVRPEEYIFSKVVSLSLIGTLTAAVLGMVGGSPSLPLLCIGTFTGAMLFSMVGLTAATRISTLNQFIVLTVPIELLILGPAVLWGTGYRPRMLGLHPGVAVYQLISGNPDWTALSLLLWLAAAFVMARAAYIKMTKSLGGVTL; this is translated from the coding sequence ATGAGAATCGTGGGCCTGCTGAGGGGAGACATCCGACAGCAGTGGAAATATGGATTCTACGCGCTGTACCTGATTCTGACAGTGATCTATGCCGGTGTGTTGTCCGTACTGCCGCCAGACTGGCGGGAGGCCGGCACTGCGTTAATTATCTTTTCAGACCCGGCGGCGCTGGGGCTGTTCTTTATGGGTGCTGTCATTCTTCTGGAAAGGAGCCAGCGGGTACTGGAATCTCTGACGGTTTCGCCCGTGCGGCCAGAGGAATACATCTTCTCAAAAGTGGTATCACTGTCTCTGATCGGCACCCTGACCGCAGCTGTGCTGGGTATGGTGGGAGGCAGTCCGAGCCTGCCGCTTTTATGCATCGGCACATTTACCGGTGCGATGCTTTTTAGTATGGTAGGGCTGACGGCAGCAACCAGGATTTCAACGCTCAACCAGTTTATCGTGCTGACCGTGCCCATTGAGCTCCTGATTTTGGGCCCAGCGGTTTTGTGGGGGACCGGTTACCGGCCCCGGATGCTGGGTCTGCATCCGGGTGTGGCTGTTTACCAGCTCATAAGCGGCAATCCAGATTGGACGGCCCTCAGTCTGCTGCTATGGCTGGCAGCTGCCTTTGTTATGGCAAGGGCGGCTTATATCAAGATGACGAAAAGCCTTGGGGGTGTAACGCTATGA
- a CDS encoding ABC transporter ATP-binding protein, with the protein MIKVENLSFSYTHKPFIKSIRFEVGRGEIFGFLGPSGAGKSTLQKILTGVLPGYGGSAVVNGKEVREHNNSFYEQIGVDFEFPSFYEKMTGRENLEFFGSLYKGPLLPIKELLECVGLEKDGSKKVSAYSKGMKSRLNFVKAIRHNPDILFLDEPTSGLDPVSSSHMKEMIKAQRSQGKAIILTTHNMQDATELCDRVAFIVDGEMKAVDTPHRLIMSKGAARVTYTYMDGGEKSADCPLDALSDDSLLAGLIRSNRLLSIHSSEPTLNDIFIEMTGRALQ; encoded by the coding sequence ATGATTAAGGTAGAAAATTTAAGCTTCAGCTACACCCATAAGCCATTTATCAAGTCAATCCGCTTTGAGGTTGGCCGAGGGGAAATATTTGGATTTTTAGGTCCGTCTGGCGCGGGAAAAAGTACTTTACAGAAAATACTGACGGGGGTGCTGCCCGGCTATGGCGGCAGTGCTGTGGTCAACGGGAAAGAGGTAAGGGAGCATAACAACAGCTTTTATGAGCAGATTGGCGTGGATTTTGAATTTCCGAGCTTCTATGAAAAAATGACCGGACGTGAAAACCTTGAATTTTTTGGATCTCTTTATAAAGGCCCCCTGCTGCCAATTAAGGAGCTTTTAGAATGCGTTGGCCTGGAAAAGGATGGGAGTAAGAAAGTGTCGGCTTATTCCAAGGGAATGAAATCCCGGCTTAATTTTGTCAAAGCGATCCGGCACAATCCGGATATTCTGTTTTTAGACGAGCCCACAAGCGGCCTGGATCCTGTAAGCAGCAGCCATATGAAGGAGATGATTAAAGCACAGCGCAGTCAGGGCAAAGCCATTATTCTGACCACCCATAATATGCAGGATGCCACAGAGCTCTGTGACCGGGTCGCCTTTATTGTCGATGGTGAAATGAAAGCAGTGGACACGCCCCACCGCCTGATCATGTCAAAGGGCGCCGCCAGGGTCACCTACACCTATATGGACGGCGGTGAAAAAAGTGCGGACTGTCCTCTGGATGCTCTGTCAGACGATTCTTTATTGGCGGGACTGATCAGAAGCAACCGCCTGTTGTCTATCCACAGCAGCGAACCGACACTCAACGATATTTTCATAGAAATGACAGGGAGGGCGCTGCAATGA
- a CDS encoding TetR/AcrR family transcriptional regulator, translated as MPKAYSEQERAYIRRRLREEAGLCIRQFGMRKTSVDELVRRVNIPKGTFYLFYPSKEMLFFEVMKEFHDTIHTEVLTAVEALKGDMTPEALTELLFRFYKMTDESILMPMIANGDLELLMRKLPDEVVEEHHAQDDFSVEQLTAMLPGMEGKTLEVFSGALRAVFLLILHKREIGSPIFDDVMKTLLRGVALQLFEVKND; from the coding sequence ATGCCGAAGGCTTATTCAGAGCAGGAGCGGGCTTATATCCGCCGTAGACTCCGCGAGGAGGCGGGGTTATGTATCAGGCAGTTTGGAATGCGCAAGACGTCTGTCGATGAGCTGGTGCGCCGGGTCAATATCCCAAAGGGAACCTTTTACCTGTTTTACCCCTCGAAGGAAATGCTTTTTTTCGAGGTGATGAAGGAATTCCATGACACGATACACACAGAGGTTTTAACGGCAGTGGAAGCGCTGAAGGGCGATATGACCCCGGAGGCTCTGACAGAACTGCTCTTCAGATTTTACAAAATGACAGATGAAAGCATTCTCATGCCGATGATCGCAAATGGAGACCTGGAACTGCTCATGCGCAAGCTGCCCGATGAGGTGGTGGAAGAGCACCACGCCCAGGACGATTTCAGCGTCGAACAGCTGACAGCAATGCTGCCCGGCATGGAGGGGAAAACCCTTGAGGTTTTCAGCGGCGCCTTAAGAGCAGTATTTTTATTGATTCTGCATAAAAGGGAGATTGGTTCTCCGATATTTGACGACGTTATGAAAACACTGCTGCGCGGCGTGGCGCTCCAACTTTTTGAGGTGAAAAATGATTAA
- a CDS encoding GNAT family N-acetyltransferase, whose protein sequence is MIFIEMTEKHLKEASKLFARAFSTPPWKDKWTPERAEKRLELMLSNNSASAMVAIDEHEYMVGMILGDYEYEDTRMAFQIKEFCVDVRHKGKGIGTRLLAEMTEHVKKNGVEEIILMTLRAPETHEFYKNLGYSDVDEWLMMHKEL, encoded by the coding sequence ATGATTTTTATTGAAATGACAGAAAAACATTTAAAGGAAGCCTCAAAGCTTTTTGCCAGAGCCTTCAGCACACCGCCCTGGAAGGACAAGTGGACACCCGAACGTGCCGAAAAACGCCTGGAGCTGATGCTCTCAAACAACAGCGCTAGCGCAATGGTAGCCATTGATGAACATGAGTACATGGTCGGAATGATTCTGGGGGACTATGAGTACGAAGATACCAGAATGGCCTTTCAGATTAAGGAGTTCTGCGTTGATGTCAGACACAAAGGCAAAGGAATAGGCACAAGGCTCCTGGCTGAAATGACCGAACATGTAAAAAAGAACGGTGTTGAGGAAATCATTTTAATGACCCTGAGAGCGCCGGAAACCCATGAGTTTTATAAAAATCTCGGCTATTCCGATGTAGATGAATGGCTGATGATGCACAAAGAGCTGTAG
- the hemZ gene encoding coproporphyrinogen dehydrogenase HemZ, with amino-acid sequence MEKLSFTLADRLYEYPCFELYQQFRPEVPVVFNEALEDRIDVDLNDMSLVLTAVEKGETILQKEYDYEKKPLDKQSFKGFLYLFLCELFGHTLDWGTMTGIKPVKMAHNLLKAGQKPEQVQQSLMEKYQASEEKIELITGIAQGEMDIIYPLSQQKVSVYLGIPLCIAKCAYCSFISTVADKKRTIVAEYLKNLLYEVRRTGRFLKDKGIVADTLYIGGGTPSILDEEQLENLLAALDESLDLSRLREYTFEAGRPETTSLRKLEILKAHGVDRVCLNPQTMNADTLAAVNRNYPPQAILETYDAIRQVGFESVNMDLILGLNHESEEAFMRSLDQVIALKPENITVHCLAVKKGSAIKTATGRQVENLYSRAFCTNVREELGERGYHPYYLYRQKYTQGNGENIGYCLESREGIYNILMMAEKQSIIGIGAGSSGKLYIPEIDRFDRIFTVKDVKTYNERTEEIVGKKMAQYEAFFDERV; translated from the coding sequence TTGGAAAAGCTAAGCTTTACCCTGGCAGACCGCCTTTACGAATATCCCTGCTTCGAGCTGTACCAGCAGTTCAGGCCTGAGGTTCCCGTCGTGTTTAACGAGGCCCTGGAGGACCGGATTGACGTGGATTTAAATGACATGAGTTTGGTGCTCACCGCTGTGGAAAAAGGCGAAACCATTCTGCAAAAAGAATACGATTATGAAAAGAAACCCCTGGATAAGCAATCCTTCAAAGGGTTTCTTTATCTATTTCTATGTGAATTATTTGGACATACTCTGGACTGGGGAACCATGACCGGTATCAAACCGGTCAAAATGGCCCATAACCTGCTGAAGGCAGGACAAAAGCCTGAGCAGGTGCAGCAGAGCCTGATGGAAAAATATCAGGCCTCAGAAGAGAAAATTGAGCTGATAACAGGCATCGCGCAGGGAGAGATGGATATTATTTATCCTCTCAGCCAGCAGAAAGTGAGCGTATACTTAGGGATTCCTCTTTGTATTGCCAAATGTGCTTACTGCTCCTTTATCTCAACGGTGGCGGATAAAAAACGAACCATTGTGGCTGAATATTTAAAAAATCTGCTGTATGAGGTCCGCCGTACCGGCCGTTTTCTCAAGGATAAGGGCATTGTGGCCGATACGCTGTATATTGGCGGAGGAACCCCTTCGATTTTGGATGAGGAGCAGCTGGAAAATCTGCTGGCCGCTCTTGATGAGTCGCTGGACCTGAGCCGCCTCAGGGAATACACCTTTGAAGCCGGACGGCCTGAGACCACCAGTCTCCGTAAGCTGGAAATACTCAAGGCCCACGGTGTGGACAGAGTCTGCCTTAATCCCCAGACCATGAACGCGGACACATTGGCTGCGGTTAACCGGAACTACCCGCCGCAGGCCATTTTAGAGACCTATGACGCCATCCGCCAGGTGGGGTTTGAAAGTGTAAATATGGATTTGATTTTAGGCCTGAACCACGAAAGCGAGGAAGCCTTTATGCGCTCGTTAGACCAGGTTATTGCCTTAAAACCCGAAAACATCACTGTGCACTGTCTGGCTGTGAAAAAGGGCTCTGCCATTAAAACAGCCACCGGCCGGCAGGTTGAAAATCTTTATTCACGGGCCTTCTGCACCAACGTCCGGGAAGAGCTGGGGGAAAGAGGGTATCATCCCTATTATCTGTACCGGCAAAAATATACCCAGGGTAACGGCGAGAATATCGGCTACTGTCTGGAGAGCAGGGAAGGTATTTACAATATCCTGATGATGGCAGAGAAACAGTCCATTATTGGTATTGGCGCAGGCTCCTCGGGAAAGCTCTATATACCGGAAATCGACCGTTTTGACCGGATTTTTACTGTGAAGGATGTTAAGACCTACAACGAACGCACCGAAGAGATTGTGGGAAAAAAGATGGCGCAGTATGAAGCTTTTTTCGATGAAAGGGTATAA
- a CDS encoding MBL fold metallo-hydrolase yields the protein MMKIVKLMVGPMASNCYIAWDEDTKDAVIIDPGFEDDRIMETVEKHGLKVGKILLTHGHFDHIGGLEKTKAQTGAKVYIYADDADTLTSAGKNLSTMMGRPLTPGPADVLLKDGDEVEISPELKLTTIHTPGHTVGSCCFVGEDVIFSGDTLFEGSIGRTDFPGGSYEDMMKSLSRLMTYDDEMTVLPGHGENTDIAYERARNPFIARG from the coding sequence ATGATGAAAATAGTAAAATTAATGGTTGGGCCAATGGCGTCCAACTGCTATATCGCCTGGGATGAAGACACCAAGGACGCCGTTATTATCGACCCGGGCTTTGAGGACGACCGTATTATGGAGACTGTGGAAAAGCACGGTCTGAAGGTAGGAAAAATCCTGCTGACCCACGGTCATTTTGACCACATCGGCGGCCTGGAAAAAACAAAGGCCCAGACGGGCGCCAAGGTTTATATCTACGCGGATGACGCCGATACCCTGACCTCTGCAGGTAAAAACCTGTCCACTATGATGGGGCGGCCCCTGACTCCGGGGCCGGCAGACGTACTGCTAAAGGACGGTGACGAAGTGGAAATCAGCCCGGAGCTAAAACTGACCACGATCCACACACCGGGCCATACTGTTGGCAGTTGCTGCTTTGTGGGCGAGGATGTGATTTTTTCTGGAGATACGCTGTTTGAGGGCTCCATCGGCCGGACCGATTTTCCGGGAGGCAGCTATGAGGATATGATGAAGTCTCTGAGCCGGCTCATGACCTATGACGACGAAATGACCGTGCTGCCGGGCCATGGTGAAAATACCGATATCGCCTACGAGAGAGCGCGTAATCCTTTTATTGCCAGAGGTTAG
- the dtd gene encoding D-aminoacyl-tRNA deacylase, whose amino-acid sequence MRAVIQRVKASEVKVGDQVIGSIGRGFNLLLGIKEDDTEKDMDYIIQKTVNLRVFEDEAGKMNLSLLDVGGELLVVSQFTLYGDCRKGRRPSFSKSGPVDAAKEKYELFLEKLRKEPVVKIETGVFQAEMEVSIINDGPVTLLLDSEKQF is encoded by the coding sequence ATGAGAGCAGTTATTCAACGTGTAAAAGCATCAGAAGTCAAGGTTGGGGACCAGGTGATCGGATCCATTGGCCGTGGCTTTAACCTCTTGTTGGGTATAAAGGAAGACGACACAGAAAAGGACATGGACTACATCATCCAGAAGACCGTTAACCTGCGTGTATTTGAGGATGAAGCGGGAAAGATGAACCTTTCCCTGCTGGACGTGGGCGGCGAGCTGCTGGTGGTTTCGCAGTTTACCCTTTACGGGGACTGCCGTAAAGGACGCAGGCCAAGCTTTTCCAAAAGCGGTCCTGTGGACGCGGCAAAGGAAAAATACGAGCTCTTTCTGGAAAAGCTGAGGAAGGAACCGGTCGTCAAAATAGAAACCGGAGTGTTTCAGGCAGAGATGGAAGTATCCATTATCAATGACGGTCCGGTAACGCTTCTGTTAGACAGCGAAAAACAGTTTTAG
- a CDS encoding bifunctional (p)ppGpp synthetase/guanosine-3',5'-bis(diphosphate) 3'-pyrophosphohydrolase: MANEAIEHKIDSLIELVKKNNPDADTEMILKAYHLADGAHKDQKRLSGEAYIIHPVSVAYILAEYKMDTETIVAAILHDVIEDTSYTYDDIKEMFNEQVADLVEGVTKIGKIEYQSKEESQAENLRKMVLAMSKDIRVILIKLVDRLHNMRTLEYMKESKQIEKSRETLDIYAPIANRLGIQTIKAELEDLALKYLDPDGYYDLVKKVKMKKQSREEYINKVIKILEKKIDEVGIEAKIYGRSKHFYSIYRKMKAQNRNFDEIYDLIAVRVIVDSVKDCYGVLGIVHTQWKPIPGRFKDYIAMPKPNMYQSIHTTVIGPNGDPFEIQIRTKEMHETAEYGIAAHWKYKEGITDSNNKELRYENKMSWLRQILEWQKELDNANDLVETIKVDLLNEEVYVFTPQGKVVELPMGSCPLDFAYRIHSDVGNSCVGAKVNGKIVPLNYTLNNGDIVEIMTSKNSNGPSRDWLNFTKSAHARNKIRQYFKKEEKEENIAKGKTMLEREIKREGLQDTKLLSTSELEVVSDKMGYKTLSDFYAAIGYSGVKIGTVLQKMRLLFPKEFPEPEEEVVIKKTAKLKKSNSSVIVAGHNEIDVRFSKCCNPVPGDKIVGYITVGRGISVHRTDCPNVLGMTDPSRIVDVEWNKFGIGGSFTAEIQIKAREKQGLLIEISKIFLEMNIPLTALTARNEKGEFDYFSATFEVKTRRELNLLIKNLNKIPEIISIHRV, translated from the coding sequence ATGGCAAACGAAGCAATAGAACATAAAATTGATAGTTTAATCGAACTTGTGAAAAAGAACAATCCGGACGCAGACACTGAGATGATCCTGAAAGCATATCATCTGGCAGACGGGGCCCATAAGGACCAGAAGCGCCTGTCAGGCGAAGCCTACATCATTCACCCTGTTTCGGTTGCGTATATTTTAGCAGAGTATAAAATGGATACGGAAACCATAGTTGCTGCCATTCTGCACGATGTGATCGAGGATACCTCATATACTTATGACGATATCAAAGAAATGTTCAACGAACAGGTAGCAGACCTGGTTGAGGGCGTTACCAAAATCGGTAAGATTGAGTATCAGTCAAAGGAAGAAAGCCAGGCCGAGAACCTCCGTAAAATGGTTCTTGCCATGTCTAAGGATATCCGTGTTATCCTGATCAAGCTCGTCGACCGTCTGCACAATATGCGGACTCTGGAGTATATGAAGGAGTCCAAGCAGATTGAAAAATCCAGAGAAACGCTGGACATATACGCGCCCATTGCCAACCGCCTGGGGATACAGACCATTAAGGCAGAGCTTGAGGACCTTGCTCTGAAATATCTGGATCCAGACGGCTATTATGACCTTGTTAAAAAGGTCAAGATGAAAAAGCAGTCCCGAGAGGAATACATCAACAAGGTCATTAAGATTTTGGAGAAAAAGATTGATGAGGTGGGCATCGAGGCTAAAATTTATGGCCGGTCCAAGCATTTTTATTCCATTTACAGGAAGATGAAGGCTCAGAACCGAAACTTTGACGAGATCTATGACCTCATTGCCGTGCGTGTGATTGTGGACAGTGTAAAGGACTGTTACGGCGTTCTGGGCATTGTCCACACCCAGTGGAAGCCCATTCCCGGACGTTTTAAGGACTACATTGCAATGCCCAAGCCCAATATGTACCAGTCGATCCATACCACGGTCATCGGGCCAAACGGGGATCCTTTCGAGATCCAGATCCGGACCAAGGAAATGCACGAGACAGCAGAGTACGGGATTGCCGCGCACTGGAAATACAAAGAAGGTATTACCGACAGTAACAACAAGGAGCTCCGGTATGAAAATAAAATGTCCTGGCTCCGCCAGATTCTTGAGTGGCAGAAGGAGCTGGACAACGCCAATGACCTGGTGGAAACCATCAAGGTCGACCTGCTCAACGAGGAGGTTTATGTGTTTACGCCCCAGGGCAAGGTGGTTGAGCTGCCAATGGGCTCCTGCCCCCTGGATTTTGCCTACCGTATCCACAGCGATGTCGGGAACTCCTGCGTCGGGGCCAAGGTCAACGGGAAGATCGTTCCCCTCAATTACACCCTGAACAATGGGGACATTGTGGAGATTATGACCTCAAAAAACTCCAACGGCCCAAGCCGGGACTGGCTGAACTTTACCAAGAGTGCCCACGCCCGGAATAAAATACGGCAGTATTTTAAGAAGGAAGAAAAAGAAGAAAACATCGCCAAGGGCAAGACCATGCTCGAGCGCGAAATCAAGCGCGAAGGCCTCCAGGATACAAAGCTTCTGAGCACGAGCGAGCTGGAAGTGGTCAGCGATAAAATGGGTTATAAGACCCTCAGCGACTTTTATGCTGCCATTGGCTACAGTGGCGTGAAAATAGGAACCGTTCTGCAAAAAATGCGGTTGCTTTTCCCCAAAGAGTTTCCAGAGCCCGAGGAAGAAGTGGTTATTAAAAAGACCGCCAAGCTTAAGAAATCCAACAGCAGTGTTATTGTGGCGGGACACAACGAAATCGACGTGCGTTTTTCAAAATGCTGCAACCCAGTACCGGGAGATAAAATTGTGGGCTATATCACCGTTGGCCGGGGAATTTCCGTCCACCGGACCGATTGTCCCAACGTGCTGGGAATGACAGACCCCAGCCGCATTGTCGACGTTGAGTGGAACAAATTTGGCATTGGCGGCAGCTTTACAGCCGAAATACAGATTAAGGCCCGCGAGAAACAGGGACTGCTCATTGAGATTTCCAAGATTTTCCTTGAGATGAATATCCCACTCACTGCCTTAACCGCCAGGAATGAAAAGGGCGAGTTTGACTATTTCTCCGCGACCTTTGAGGTCAAGACAAGGAGAGAACTCAATCTTCTCATAAAAAACTTGAATAAAATACCGGAAATTATCAGCATTCACCGTGTATAG
- a CDS encoding adenine phosphoribosyltransferase — translation MDIKSKIDIFEGFPKEGISFKDINSLIRDPEAFRFVIDEFHKIARALDVNLVCIPEARGYIFGTPLAYLLNVGLVPVRKPGKLPGEVVAEEYDLEYGTNTVEIQKSAIKPGDRVVIIDDLLATGGTMKAAIDLVEKLGGEVCGALFLIELTELKGRENLKDYFVSSLVQYPV, via the coding sequence ATGGATATTAAGAGCAAAATCGATATTTTTGAAGGTTTTCCAAAGGAAGGAATCAGTTTTAAGGACATTAACAGTCTGATCCGCGACCCGGAGGCATTTAGATTTGTCATTGACGAATTTCACAAAATTGCCAGGGCGCTGGACGTCAACCTGGTCTGTATTCCAGAGGCAAGGGGCTACATTTTTGGGACGCCGCTGGCCTATCTCCTGAACGTTGGACTGGTTCCGGTGCGTAAGCCCGGCAAGCTGCCAGGCGAGGTGGTAGCAGAGGAATACGACCTTGAATACGGCACCAATACCGTCGAAATTCAGAAAAGCGCTATCAAGCCCGGGGACCGTGTGGTTATCATTGACGACCTGCTGGCAACCGGCGGGACCATGAAGGCGGCCATCGACCTGGTAGAAAAGCTCGGCGGCGAGGTCTGCGGCGCACTGTTTTTAATAGAACTGACGGAGCTGAAGGGTCGGGAAAATCTCAAGGATTATTTTGTATCCAGCTTAGTACAGTATCCGGTATAA